Within the Naumovozyma dairenensis CBS 421 chromosome 9, complete genome genome, the region CAGCTACATCTGTTATATTATCAGATTCATATTCCCAACTTATTGAAACATCTGTCTTATCTGTCTTATCTGGCCTTTCTTCAAAGGTACCAACAACTATAATTTCAAGTGCTGAAAGCTCAACAGTAATGACTCCACCTTTAGATTTATCTCTTACAGTCCAAGCAGATGGGATTTCTTCAGAAGAGTTTGCTTCAATTGCACATTCTACTCAATCATTACCACCTGTGAGTATGTCTCCATCAACATTTTATCCATATGAATCTGCCCCTACTTCTGATGCTGGCTCATCAGACAGTTTCCCTTTAATTAGTACCATCGGTTCTTCATTTAGTATTACTACAGAACCAACCAGTGTGCTGAtctcatcatcaaatgTTACAACAATCACAACTGCTTTACCAACAACTTTTACAAGTTCGTTGGAGAATGGTGACGTCACTACTGTTACAACATATGTTTATTCGACATTTACTGAAACTACGTGCCCAACATGTACTCATGGCCATTTGGAATCAACATCGTTTTTCTCGTCTTCGTCATCCACAATTGACTTGTCCACTTCTGACTTCATAATCCCTAATTTAACGGAACCAACCTACGAAACAGGTAAATGGGACTTGACATCATCAAGCGACTTCATACCTTCTCCTACCGACAACCATATTGTAAGCCAAACAAATGTGTCCCTACATATTACTACGCAATCTATCTCTCCTTCAATTTCTACCTTAACGAGTTCCAAACAAACATCTACAGTTCAAAATTTACCAAGTAGTATTGCAGGTATCCATTCAACACTTGctaattcatttaatataaCTTCTCCTCCTGATTCAACCGCAATCTCCAgcatcaataatataataagtAGCGTTCCAGTTACTTTATATCAACCATCTTCAGTCGTTTCCATATCAAATCAATTAACATATACTACAACTGAACCTAACCTTTTATTTTCGAGTGGAACTGCAACAAGACCAATTCTAAACAATACAGATACAGTATTAAACACATCTTCTGATTTGGTACCAGCAAGTATATTAAGTACGTCAAATGATACCTCATCAACTATAATTCCTAATACTATAATTGAGCAACCAAGTGTATCCTCCACAATCCGTATGACGGTGACTCCTTTGGTTAACACATCAGTCTCTTTGTCAGCCTTAACTAGTATAGAAGTATTGTCATCAACACagttatcaaataatacGATATCATTTAGTGATAGCACGTACAAAGAAACCTCAACCACTGTGTATTCTTCGGTTATCGATAATGCCTCTTCTACTTTCTCGGAATTTATTACACGTAACTTAACCAATCTTTCCACTTCCACAGTGACTCCTGAATTGACCACAATAACCACTACGACTGATTCGATTACCTCATCTTATATCGCTAAGAAATCAACGGTAACTACTGTCattaatgatatcattaCCATTTATACAACATGGTGTCCATTAACTTTATCAAGTCAGGCCATTACCTTCTCtgattcttcttccatgaaagaaaaaatttctaCTTCAACTATACCAGCTTTACTGTCATCAATTCCTTCATCCAATAGCATGATAAATAATGCAACATCAATGGAACCACCCACTTCAAGTATTCCTAGTGTATATCCGGTCTCTACTTTTCAATCAAGCGCATATACCCCTACCATCTCAACAATCATttctaaatattcaaatacCAATACTTCGTACATTGCTAAATTATCCACAGTCACTACTACAGTTAAAGGTGTTGTTACTGAATATACAACTTGGTGCCCTCTAGAAGACCAATCTAAAAGTACAACTACATATAGTAAGGGGATAGAACCAACTGTCCCAGTATTATTAACTACAACGGATACCATCTCAGATAATACTACGAGCTCAATACAAATCGTCTTTTCTACTTCAACTACGTCGCACACTCAAACATCAAATAGTGAATCACACCCTACTCTAACTATCAGCTCCACAAGAAGAAGTGGTTATACCGCATTGGAAAGTAAAgcaacttcttcatcactAGCTTTGGGAAATACCGACTCGAATTATCCACCACTCACCACCAGTGGAAGTAGAACCATTTTCAAAACGACGACATTGACTTCATCTTCGGATTTGTTAAGCCCACTAAGGTCAATGTTCACTACTAAGCCTTCATCCTCATTATTCGAATCTGCATATTCAGTATCTACCATATCCACTCACCATGACATCCTTCCATCCATTACTGCCACTTCACCAATTGTCAACACTACAGTCAGGCCAACTACAGTTGTCAATGAACTCGGATTTTCAACAGTAGAATTCCGTACAGTAGTACGCTCCATCTGTACCACTACAGTTCATGGTGTTGTTACTGAGTTTGTCACCTGGTGCCCATTGACTTCCTATGAATTGGTTTCAATTACTATCCATGTTCCCAAAACAGTTACTATAACTACCGAAGTTTGTTCAAATCATATGTGTTCAAAGACAACTATCATCACGACAGAAACGATCATACCATCAACAGCTTCATCTACTAATCAGATATCTACGGCCATGACAAGTACGCCAGCATACCCATCAACCTTGAAGAGTGTTTTCACCTCTTATTCCGTGGCCGAACCCTGCTCAGGAGAACACTGTACAAATCCATCAAcagaattattatctacTTTCACATCTACTACAAACATATTAGTAAGCTCTACTACGAAGTTGATGTCAAGATCCCTATCAACAACGTCTTTAAGTTCGATTTTCGAGTCTGTACCGACAACAGAGCCATTACCATCCTCTGAATTCACCAGTACTTCAACTTCTATCTCATCCTCAAATCTGCAGAATTCTGAATCTATTTTTACACATCAATCTACTCATAGATCTGCATCTGGAACTGGGCCTTTTTCTGTATACTCTACATCAACTCAACTAACTCAATCTTATAGTATATCGGCAACACTCCCTTCATTGAGAATACCGTCAAGATCACCATCCAGTGGTAACACAGTTCACCATATCAGCGGAACAAGCTCATCTTCTCATGTCGGTTCTAATACAACCCCATCATCTGTTAATGGTAAAACTTCACAAACAAGCTATTCATCATGGTTTTCTCTTTCTACCGTTACCACAGTCAAATCGGGCGTTACCACAATGTACACTACTTGGTGTCCAAGAACAAGCAAATCCACTACCTCTACGACTTCTACTACATCCACTTCATCTACTACTGGTACTACCTCTACTACCTCTACCACATCTACTGTGTCAACTACCTCCACCACTTCAACAACTACTCATTCTATCTCGACTACAGTGGCCACACATACCACGCCTACTGTGGATACTAGTTTACCTATTTCTAACATATATACTACGCCTAGTACCACTACCATCCACACCACTTCTACCAAAGCAACTACTTTAACCATTGATACTACTCCCATGATCCATATTAGTTCAGCTATTTCTACCACTCATACTAGTTCAATTACTCCTAGAACCCGTAGCAGCGTTACTACTTCCACAAGTTCTACAAGACGTACTCCATCTATCATTTCAACCACTCCTACAACGTCAGTCACCTTCACTCTTCGAAGCACTTCTAGCACTTCTCCAAAGCAAAATACCGTACCATCAAGTAGTCCAGCATGTTTTGGGGGAGATTGTAGCACTTCAAGAACACCAATAACCGTTACAAAATCCTCGTTTACTGATTCTTGTTCTGATAATACGTGTCAATCAGCCACTTCCTCTCAACCAAACACTACACCTGTCAAACCATGTTCAGATTCCCAATGTTCATCGAAAGTTGAAACCTCATCAGCCTCTACTTCATCGGCAATTTTTACCATTTCCACAGTTACCACTGTCAGGTCTGGAATTACTACTATATATACTACATGGTGTCCAAGAACTGGTAAGAGTAGTACATTATGCATTGGCCATAATTGTTCTCCAACACCATCTTCAAGTTTTGAAAGCTCAATGACAACTagtatttct harbors:
- the FIG2 gene encoding Fig2p (similar to Saccharomyces cerevisiae FIG2 (YCR089W) and AGA1 (YNR044W); ancestral locus Anc_6.367), with the protein product MHSLNLITATALLFVMVNGQLPFYSNSTKTELSSSNILFSSNLGLTYTEPATSVILSDSYSQLIETSVLSVLSGLSSKVPTTIISSAESSTVMTPPLDLSLTVQADGISSEEFASIAHSTQSLPPVSMSPSTFYPYESAPTSDAGSSDSFPLISTIGSSFSITTEPTSVLISSSNVTTITTALPTTFTSSLENGDVTTVTTYVYSTFTETTCPTCTHGHLESTSFFSSSSSTIDLSTSDFIIPNLTEPTYETGKWDLTSSSDFIPSPTDNHIVSQTNVSLHITTQSISPSISTLTSSKQTSTVQNLPSSIAGIHSTLANSFNITSPPDSTAISSINNIISSVPVTLYQPSSVVSISNQLTYTTTEPNLLFSSGTATRPILNNTDTVLNTSSDLVPASILSTSNDTSSTIIPNTIIEQPSVSSTIRMTVTPLVNTSVSLSALTSIEVLSSTQLSNNTISFSDSTYKETSTTVYSSVIDNASSTFSEFITRNLTNLSTSTVTPELTTITTTTDSITSSYIAKKSTVTTVINDIITIYTTWCPLTLSSQAITFSDSSSMKEKISTSTIPALLSSIPSSNSMINNATSMEPPTSSIPSVYPVSTFQSSAYTPTISTIISKYSNTNTSYIAKLSTVTTTVKGVVTEYTTWCPLEDQSKSTTTYSKGIEPTVPVLLTTTDTISDNTTSSIQIVFSTSTTSHTQTSNSESHPTLTISSTRRSGYTALESKATSSSLALGNTDSNYPPLTTSGSRTIFKTTTLTSSSDLLSPLRSMFTTKPSSSLFESAYSVSTISTHHDILPSITATSPIVNTTVRPTTVVNELGFSTVEFRTVVRSICTTTVHGVVTEFVTWCPLTSYELVSITIHVPKTVTITTEVCSNHMCSKTTIITTETIIPSTASSTNQISTAMTSTPAYPSTLKSVFTSYSVAEPCSGEHCTNPSTELLSTFTSTTNILVSSTTKLMSRSLSTTSLSSIFESVPTTEPLPSSEFTSTSTSISSSNLQNSESIFTHQSTHRSASGTGPFSVYSTSTQLTQSYSISATLPSLRIPSRSPSSGNTVHHISGTSSSSHVGSNTTPSSVNGKTSQTSYSSWFSLSTVTTVKSGVTTMYTTWCPRTSKSTTSTTSTTSTSSTTGTTSTTSTTSTVSTTSTTSTTTHSISTTVATHTTPTVDTSLPISNIYTTPSTTTIHTTSTKATTLTIDTTPMIHISSAISTTHTSSITPRTRSSVTTSTSSTRRTPSIISTTPTTSVTFTLRSTSSTSPKQNTVPSSSPACFGGDCSTSRTPITVTKSSFTDSCSDNTCQSATSSQPNTTPVKPCSDSQCSSKVETSSASTSSAIFTISTVTTVRSGITTIYTTWCPRTGKSSTLCIGHNCSPTPSSSFESSMTTSISFSTLVSIPALITTTSPSVPQYISSTSTISSDRTSSTICSGSNCPVSSIRTHTTPTSTTIPVFTTCEGDTCSTDLISSSNVCTGGKCKSTVNPASSTANSDTRITSTVVCTKSKCQTKLVSSSTTSSITFCTGNDCTESTSISSSTLSSSLSSQFTILTSIFTPKPVTSKSLVTSSSRSTIPVTTMVPMTRISTNSQNQKVTITSSSSSVLNSITTILVSTEVPIISTPDITTIIYTQPCSNGALSLPSATTIATSVKNQPSSTWIQTPVVTTYAGSGSKITISYGLIGFIIMLFL